One Legionella lansingensis genomic region harbors:
- the pyrH gene encoding UMP kinase produces the protein MMSENQPQLKYKRILLKYSGEALMGKVQFGIDPSILDRMAKEVAELISMGVEVGIVIGGGNLFRGKALSEAGLGRVTGDHMGMLATVMNALALRDALERIDLPARIMSAIPILGIVDPYHRRKAITHLRNGHVVIFAAGTGNPFFTTDSAACLRAIEVGADVVLKATKVDGIYSADPIKNPQAIRYDYLTYKQVLREGLEVMDLTAICLCQDHGMPLQVFDMAIPNALKKIVLGERVGTIVGANHDQ, from the coding sequence ATGATGAGTGAGAATCAACCACAATTAAAATACAAACGCATCCTGTTGAAATACAGTGGCGAAGCCTTGATGGGTAAAGTGCAGTTTGGCATTGACCCTTCAATTCTTGATCGTATGGCCAAAGAGGTCGCTGAGCTTATTAGCATGGGAGTGGAAGTTGGTATTGTCATCGGTGGTGGCAATTTGTTTCGTGGCAAGGCGTTATCGGAAGCAGGTCTTGGTCGCGTCACCGGCGATCATATGGGGATGCTTGCAACGGTAATGAATGCTCTTGCTCTGCGTGATGCTCTGGAGCGCATTGATTTGCCAGCACGTATTATGTCTGCTATTCCCATACTTGGAATTGTGGATCCTTATCATCGACGCAAGGCAATTACTCACTTGCGAAATGGGCATGTGGTGATCTTCGCTGCAGGTACTGGCAATCCCTTTTTTACTACCGACTCAGCGGCTTGTTTGCGCGCGATCGAAGTAGGCGCAGATGTTGTTTTGAAGGCCACCAAAGTAGATGGAATTTACTCAGCAGACCCTATAAAGAATCCTCAGGCCATTCGTTATGATTATTTGACATATAAGCAAGTATTACGTGAAGGGTTGGAAGTAATGGATTTAACAGCCATTTGTTTATGCCAGGATCACGGTATGCCTTTGCAGGTATTTGATATGGCAATTCCAAATGCGTTAAAGAAAATCGTTCTCGGTGAAAGGGTTGGAACCATAGTAGGAGCAAACCATGATCAATGA
- the frr gene encoding ribosome recycling factor — protein sequence MINDIKQDAEKRMKKSIDTLRNELTKIRTGRANVSLLDHVHVDYYGNPTPLNQVANVIVSDSRTLLVTPWEKSMVAAVEKAILTSDLGLNPATAGNAIRVPMPPLTEERRKEMIRVVRNEGEQGRVAIRNVRRDANNHLKELVKSKEISEDDERRAMEVVQKLTDKYIAEVDAMLHEKEKDLMEI from the coding sequence ATGATCAATGATATTAAGCAGGATGCTGAAAAGCGGATGAAAAAATCGATTGATACTTTGCGCAATGAGCTAACAAAAATTCGTACGGGTAGGGCTAATGTCAGTTTGTTGGATCATGTCCATGTTGATTACTACGGAAACCCGACACCTTTGAATCAGGTGGCCAATGTAATCGTCAGTGATTCTCGCACGTTGCTGGTAACACCTTGGGAAAAATCAATGGTGGCGGCAGTTGAGAAAGCCATCTTAACGTCTGATTTAGGGTTAAATCCTGCCACCGCTGGTAATGCTATCCGCGTCCCAATGCCTCCTTTAACCGAAGAGCGGCGTAAAGAGATGATCAGGGTTGTACGCAATGAAGGTGAGCAAGGACGAGTAGCGATTCGTAATGTTCGCCGTGATGCTAACAATCACTTGAAAGAATTAGTTAAATCTAAGGAGATCTCGGAAGATGACGAGCGTCGTGCCATGGAGGTTGTCCAAAAATTAACAGATAAATACATCGCTGAAGTAGATGCGATGTTACATGAGAAAGAAAAAGATCTCATGGAAATTTGA
- a CDS encoding spermidine synthase gives MWKTFCGRCIYQSPCGAQVYQNFLFRWLKFNSSALQTLINRYYPHWPGLYYIKPLTVFVRIKPSTCCMLGLGGGGAAHALSPYKNNLKLTIVEHDIDVINIAKRFFMLDRLSHIEIIHQDANLFVEQSDRQFEHVLVDLFSGDSFPEHCNTECFFDNCKRILSPEGILAVNLANRNEQWELFQLIRKSFVNATLAVPVRKSANIIVFASKNESVANLVDKLNDHKKLKQVFWDSKWGCVGEVR, from the coding sequence ATGTGGAAAACATTCTGTGGGAGATGCATTTATCAATCCCCTTGTGGAGCTCAGGTTTACCAGAATTTTTTATTTCGCTGGTTAAAATTTAACAGCAGTGCATTGCAAACGCTCATAAATAGATATTATCCTCATTGGCCTGGACTTTATTATATTAAACCCCTCACTGTCTTCGTACGCATCAAACCTTCAACCTGTTGTATGTTAGGGTTAGGTGGGGGTGGCGCCGCTCACGCATTGTCCCCATATAAAAATAACCTTAAGCTTACCATTGTTGAACATGATATCGATGTCATTAACATCGCCAAGCGTTTTTTCATGCTGGATCGTTTATCGCACATCGAAATCATTCACCAGGATGCCAACCTCTTTGTGGAACAATCTGACAGACAGTTTGAGCATGTATTAGTGGATCTGTTTAGTGGGGATAGCTTCCCGGAACATTGTAATACCGAGTGTTTTTTTGACAATTGCAAAAGGATCTTGTCACCCGAAGGCATACTCGCCGTTAACTTGGCAAACCGCAATGAACAATGGGAATTATTCCAATTAATCAGAAAGAGTTTCGTAAACGCTACATTGGCTGTACCGGTGCGAAAATCAGCTAACATTATTGTTTTTGCATCGAAAAATGAATCTGTAGCCAATCTAGTGGATAAACTAAACGATCATAAAAAACTTAAGCAAGTTTTTTGGGATAGCAAATGGGGATGTGTGGGTGAGGTGAGGTGA